In one Melospiza melodia melodia isolate bMelMel2 chromosome 5, bMelMel2.pri, whole genome shotgun sequence genomic region, the following are encoded:
- the LOC134418356 gene encoding sulfotransferase 1 family member D1-like gives MEQEAEIVQELGSLHGIPLYKSFIEGWPRVKAFQARPDDVLISTYPKSGTTWLSEIMDMIYHDGDVEKCRRDAIYNRVPFLELKAPGEMSGIEQLESTPSPRLVKTHLPVQLLPTSFWEKDCKIIYMARNPKDVAISYYYFHRMAKIHQDPGTKAEFLENFMAGKVPYGSWYDHVRGWWEKKQEKKILYLFYEDMKKDPRQEVQKILQFLGKELAEGIVDRILHHTSFQEMKKNPAANYETMLPILMDHSISPFLRKGVSGDWKNHFTVAQNERFDQHYQELMAGSDLHFQMEV, from the exons ATGGAGCAGGAAGCTGAAATCGTGCAGGAGCTGGGAAGCCTCCATGGCATCCCCCTCTACAAGAGCTTCATCGAGGGCTGGCCACGGGTGAAGGCTTTCCAAGCCCGTCCAGATGACGTGCTCATCTCCACCTACCCCAAATCGG GCACAACGTGGCTGAGTGAGATCATGGACATGATCTACCACGATGGCGATGTGGAGAAGTGCCGACGGGATGCCATCTACAACCGCGTGCCCTTCCTGGAGTTGAAGGCCCCTGGGGAAATGAGTG GTATTGAGCAGCTGGAGAGCACCCCATCCCCGCGGCTGGTAAAGACCCATCTCCCAGTCCAGCTCCTCCCGACCTCCTTCTGGGAGAAGGACTGCAAG ATTATCTACATGGCCCGCAACCCCAAGGATGTTGCCATCTCCTACTACTACTTCCACCGGATGGCCAAGATACACCAGGACCCTGGCACGAAGGCCGAGTTCTTGGAGAACTTCATGGCTGGCAAAG TGCCCTACGGATCCTGGTACGACCACGTGCGCGGATGGTGGGAGAAGAAGCAGGAGAAGAAGATACTCTACCTCTTCTATGAGGACATGAAAAAG GACCCACGGCAAGAAGTGCAGAAGATCTTGCAGTTCCTGGGCAAGGAGTTGGCAGAGGGAATAGTAGATAGGATTCTGCACCACACCTCCTTCCAGGAGATGAAGAAGAACCCTGCTGCCAACTATGAGACCATGCTCCCCATCTTGATGGATCACAGCATCTCCCCCTTCCTCCGGAAAG GGGTATCTGGAGACTGGAAGAACCACTTCACTGTGGCCCAGAACGAGCGCTTTGACCAGCACTACCAAGAGCTCATGGCAGGCTCTGACCTCCACTTCCAGATGGAAGTGTGA